In Flammeovirgaceae bacterium 311, one DNA window encodes the following:
- a CDS encoding rod shape-determining protein MreC (COG1792 Cell shape-determining protein): protein MNTLFQFLYNYRALALLIVLELVCAWLIVQNNRYQSAAFFNSSNTVAASVTQTSNEVSSYLYLKETNESLAEENARLQQQLRQMQQQLALPSMRAAIPPEVEEQFTFQAAQVINNSIHNSKNYVTINKGRLDGIEPGMGIIGPSGVVGRIKSASDHYAVAISLLHTNMLVSAVVSSSDAFGSVRWDARSPQQAMLDYIARHQTVNVGDSIFTSSYNSVFPPGIPIGVVSEVKLPENATYYDIKIDLATDFSSLSFVYVIRNRLVQERDSLERISIN, encoded by the coding sequence ATGAATACACTCTTTCAGTTTCTGTACAATTACAGGGCTTTAGCGTTGCTTATTGTGTTGGAGTTGGTGTGTGCCTGGCTGATTGTTCAGAATAACCGGTATCAGAGCGCAGCTTTCTTTAACTCATCAAACACAGTTGCTGCCTCAGTTACCCAGACTTCTAACGAAGTTAGCAGCTACCTGTACCTGAAGGAAACCAACGAAAGCCTCGCTGAAGAAAATGCACGCCTGCAGCAGCAGCTTAGGCAAATGCAGCAGCAGCTGGCTTTGCCTTCTATGCGTGCTGCCATTCCGCCTGAGGTAGAAGAACAGTTTACTTTTCAGGCAGCCCAGGTAATTAACAACAGCATTCACAATTCTAAAAACTACGTGACCATCAACAAGGGACGGCTTGATGGAATAGAACCAGGCATGGGCATCATAGGTCCTTCCGGAGTGGTAGGCAGGATCAAGTCTGCCTCTGACCATTACGCTGTTGCAATTTCACTGCTGCACACCAACATGCTGGTATCGGCTGTAGTAAGTTCTTCTGATGCCTTTGGGTCAGTTCGCTGGGATGCCCGCAGCCCTCAGCAGGCTATGCTTGATTACATTGCACGACATCAGACTGTTAATGTTGGCGATTCTATATTTACATCAAGTTACAATTCAGTATTCCCGCCCGGTATACCCATAGGCGTTGTTTCAGAAGTAAAGCTTCCTGAAAATGCGACTTATTATGATATCAAAATTGATCTCGCCACCGATTTCTCAAGCCTCTCATTTGTGTATGTTATTCGCAACAGGCTGGTGCAGGAGCGCGATTCGCTTGAACGCATAAGTATCAATTAA
- a CDS encoding rod shape-determining protein MreB (COG1077 Actin-like ATPase involved in cell morphogenesis): MGIFDIFSNDIAIDLGTANTLVIHKDKIVVDEPSIIAKDRNTNQVLAIGRLAMQMHEKTHENIKTIRPLKDGVIADFSAAEEMIRGMIKMIDEKSGSRFFPKSYRMVICIPSGITEVEKRAVRDSAQHAHAKEVYMIHEPLAAAIGIGIDIEQPMGSMIVDIGGGTTEIAVIALSGIVADQSIRVAGDTFNRDILDYMRRQHNLLIGERSAEKVKIAVGSALTELDNPPEDYEIRGRDLMTGIPKIIKVTYSEIAFALDKSISKIEEAVLKALEISPPELSADIYDNGIHLTGGGALLRGLDKRLAMKTKLPIHVADDPLRAVVRGTGIAMKNLEAFKSVLMT, from the coding sequence ATGGGCATTTTTGACATATTTTCCAACGACATTGCCATAGACCTTGGAACAGCAAATACGCTGGTAATCCACAAAGACAAAATTGTGGTAGATGAGCCATCTATCATTGCCAAAGACCGGAACACCAACCAGGTTCTGGCAATTGGCAGGCTGGCCATGCAAATGCACGAGAAAACGCACGAAAACATTAAGACGATACGCCCGCTAAAGGACGGGGTGATCGCCGACTTCTCTGCAGCAGAAGAAATGATCAGGGGAATGATTAAAATGATTGATGAAAAAAGTGGCAGCCGCTTCTTTCCAAAATCATACAGAATGGTAATCTGTATTCCTTCAGGCATTACCGAAGTAGAGAAACGTGCCGTACGCGACTCAGCACAGCATGCCCATGCCAAAGAGGTATACATGATTCATGAACCACTGGCAGCGGCCATTGGTATTGGTATAGATATTGAGCAGCCTATGGGCTCCATGATTGTGGATATTGGAGGTGGTACTACCGAAATTGCTGTGATAGCGCTTTCCGGTATTGTTGCCGACCAGTCTATACGCGTGGCTGGTGATACCTTTAACCGCGATATTCTGGATTATATGCGCCGCCAGCACAACCTGCTGATTGGTGAGCGCTCTGCAGAAAAGGTGAAAATTGCTGTTGGTTCTGCATTAACAGAGCTCGACAACCCGCCGGAAGATTATGAGATCCGCGGCCGCGACCTGATGACGGGCATTCCAAAAATTATCAAAGTAACTTATTCAGAAATTGCTTTTGCACTGGATAAGTCAATTTCTAAAATAGAAGAGGCAGTACTGAAGGCACTGGAAATTTCTCCTCCTGAGCTGTCTGCCGATATTTACGATAATGGTATTCACCTTACAGGTGGAGGTGCTTTGCTGCGCGGTCTGGATAAACGCCTGGCCATGAAAACCAAACTGCCTATACACGTAGCAGATGATCCGTTACGGGCAGTAGTACGTGGCACAGGAATCGCCATGAAAAACCTGGAAGCATTCAAGTCAGTATTGATGACGTAA
- a CDS encoding penicillin-binding protein 2 (COG0768 Cell division protein FtsI/penicillin-binding protein 2), with translation MNDSRKFIIGAVFLLVAFIYLVQLFALQVINSDYKTLSEANIIKRVEEYPYRGTIYDRKGRLIVYNKPVYDLMVVTKEAKLSDTIRFCQVVGITKEQFTERMQALRKEHGYSPVKPSVFLKSMSAEAFAHIQDHLVDYPGFSISPRTVRSYPYSVMSNALGYIAEIDKGKLERDTSGYYKRGDQIGISGVESKYEPYLRGKRGVRLKTVNVRGVVKGDYKDGELDILSVAGKNLVSTIDLDLQQYAEKLMEGKVGSVVAIEPATGEVLAIVSAPTYDPNLLTGGEFSKNFSMLQKDTLVPLFNRPIMAQYPPGSMFKMVQALVGLQEGVISPQTRHQCIRSPIGCHGPHSNEDLRGAIVVSCNPYFYQTFRKIINQEKSPNTFVDSRIGLDMWAEYMHRFGLGVKLGIDMPGEKGGNVPLPGYYDRVYRGQWKFSNIYSLAIGQGELGVSPLQMANLACIIANKGYYYTPHLVKSIGESGDKLPEYKKRNETGVESHYFQTVIDAMEDVVLYGTGQYRAKIPGLDVCGKTSTVQNPHGEDHSGFMAFAPKNNPQIAVAVYVENAGQGARAAAAIASLVVEKYTLGEIKRKQIEEYALKGKFN, from the coding sequence ATGAACGATAGCAGGAAATTTATTATTGGTGCCGTTTTTCTGCTCGTCGCCTTTATTTATTTAGTACAGCTGTTTGCCCTGCAGGTAATTAACAGCGATTACAAGACCTTATCTGAGGCAAATATTATCAAACGCGTAGAGGAATATCCCTACCGGGGTACGATCTATGACCGTAAAGGCCGACTGATTGTATATAACAAACCTGTGTATGATCTGATGGTGGTAACGAAAGAAGCAAAGCTTTCTGATACCATCCGTTTTTGCCAGGTGGTGGGCATTACCAAAGAACAGTTTACCGAAAGAATGCAGGCCCTGCGTAAAGAGCATGGGTACTCTCCGGTGAAACCTTCAGTATTTCTGAAATCCATGTCTGCCGAGGCTTTTGCCCATATACAAGATCACCTGGTTGATTATCCTGGTTTCTCTATTTCTCCCAGAACGGTTCGCTCTTACCCCTACAGTGTAATGTCCAATGCACTGGGTTACATTGCTGAAATTGATAAGGGCAAATTAGAACGCGATACCAGCGGCTATTATAAACGCGGCGACCAGATAGGTATTAGTGGTGTTGAATCAAAGTATGAGCCTTATTTAAGGGGCAAAAGGGGTGTTCGCCTGAAAACTGTTAACGTACGTGGTGTTGTTAAAGGCGATTATAAAGATGGCGAGCTGGACATTCTTTCGGTAGCAGGCAAAAACCTGGTGTCTACCATAGACCTGGACCTGCAGCAGTATGCTGAAAAGCTCATGGAAGGCAAAGTTGGCAGCGTAGTGGCTATTGAACCTGCTACTGGCGAAGTACTGGCCATTGTCTCTGCTCCTACCTATGATCCTAACCTGCTTACCGGCGGTGAGTTTAGTAAAAACTTCTCCATGCTGCAAAAAGATACTCTGGTGCCGCTCTTTAACAGGCCTATTATGGCGCAGTACCCTCCGGGCTCTATGTTCAAGATGGTACAGGCCCTGGTTGGTTTACAGGAGGGGGTTATCTCACCACAAACCCGCCACCAGTGTATTCGCTCTCCAATTGGTTGCCATGGACCCCACTCCAACGAAGACCTTAGAGGCGCTATTGTAGTATCCTGTAACCCTTATTTCTACCAAACTTTCCGTAAAATTATTAACCAGGAGAAGTCTCCTAATACTTTTGTGGATTCCAGAATTGGTTTGGATATGTGGGCAGAATACATGCACCGCTTTGGCCTGGGCGTAAAATTGGGAATAGATATGCCAGGTGAAAAAGGAGGTAACGTACCACTGCCAGGCTACTACGACCGCGTTTACAGAGGCCAGTGGAAGTTCTCAAACATTTACTCACTGGCTATTGGTCAGGGTGAGCTAGGCGTATCTCCGCTTCAAATGGCAAACCTTGCCTGTATTATCGCCAATAAAGGATACTACTATACTCCTCACCTTGTAAAAAGCATAGGCGAAAGCGGCGATAAGCTGCCCGAGTACAAGAAGCGTAACGAAACAGGTGTAGAATCCCACTACTTCCAGACAGTAATAGATGCTATGGAAGATGTGGTATTGTATGGCACAGGCCAGTACCGTGCTAAAATTCCGGGTCTGGATGTATGTGGTAAAACCTCAACTGTTCAAAACCCGCATGGTGAAGACCACTCTGGTTTTATGGCCTTTGCACCCAAAAATAATCCGCAAATTGCCGTAGCTGTGTATGTTGAGAATGCAGGTCAGGGCGCACGCGCCGCTGCAGCTATTGCCAGCCTTGTGGTTGAGAAGTATACACTTGGCGAAATTAAGCGCAAGCAGATTGAAGAATATGCTTTAAAGGGCAAGTTCAATTAA